DNA sequence from the Pogona vitticeps strain Pit_001003342236 chromosome 11, PviZW2.1, whole genome shotgun sequence genome:
TTGTAGGCCAACCGCATAACGTGTCGCAAGTTCTGATTCTCACTTTTAAACACAGAAGCTGTCTGTAGCTTCCTGTCGGTTCCTGCTTAGACCCTTGCTTTCGCCAATGGCCATGCTTTGTACGAGCCGACCTTCTTCTGTCCTGTTCAGACCTTGCGCAACGATACTTAGAAGGATTCTTAATCCCCTTGCTTTGTCagctgaaagagaaaatgaaagagcAATCCTGGAACATCCTTTTCATCGAATGCGGTCGTGGAGTCGGTATGTTTCGAACGAGGAAGACCCGAGACCTCATTGTTCGAGGGATTCCGGAGGTGCTCAGAGGAGAACTGTGGCTTCTGTTCTCAGGTAGGATCTCTCctagagagggtggtggtggtggttagaaTGATAGCTCCTTATTTTATTGGATCCATTTGTACCCTGCCTTGCACTTTAATATTCTATAACATTCAGAAACATGGAATGGGAGATCAGCATGAGAAAAAGAGTGGCTTCTGAGAGGTTTTAGAAATGCAGAAACGCCTGTGTAGAAGATTAAGCCCTAAACACCATGGCTAATCCCACCTAGAGCATAACCCTTGAATCAGTTAGCTTTACATAAATTTTGATTTACCATTCAATGATTGACTCAGTGGGGCTGCTCTCGTTGGGACTGTCAGGTAGCTCTCGGTCAAATCATGCAGTGCTAGAACCCACAGAGGGGCTGTATCTCCCATCATCTCTGGCCCATTGGACATGGTTACCCCACCTTTTCATAAAATGTGCCAAGCTAGTAAACCTGCACaccccatattaaaaaaaataatacacatACACCTCTCATGTGGTTTGCATTTCAAGCACTGGATCTGGCCATAACTCCCCAGAAGGCTTTGGACCACAATTCCTGGAATCCTTGACCACGAGCCAAGGCCGCTGGTGGTGATGGGGGTTGTAGACTggaggctgggaagcactgcagGGGGAAGCGGTCGGGAGGGGGTCTTAACAGGGGCCAGTGATAGTTCGTCCTTGTCTTTCACTTGCAACCCACGCAGGAATGCTTCAGGATCCCTCTAGGGGCTAAAGCCTCCAGTCTGAGAAGCACTGGTCCATAGTTTGAGTCTAATGCTatcattgttgttttaaaaagaatggaCTGTTATGTTTTTTGCAAGACACATCCAAAGGGCCTTGCACAATGGCTTGCCTGGTGTGAAATAGACTCATGAAATAGCTGCCCTGTGTCCAGTATCTGGATAGCCTCAAGTCCATGGAGTTTATCCAGCACCCTTGGATGCCGTCTGGATGCATGGGGAGCTTGGGTGTCTCGCTAGGAAACTTTGCAGGTCTTCTTGGACGTGTTGCTTTGTAACAGCAGGTCACAAACGCTTTGGCAGGTGCTGTGAACGACATGGCCACCCACCCCGGCTATTATGCGGAGCTGGTCGAGATGTCCTTGGGAACGTGCAGTCTGGCGACGGACGAAATCGAAAGGGATCTGCGCCGTTCCTTGCCTGAGCATCCCGCGTTCCAGAGCGACACAGGAATTTCCGCTCTCCGGAGGGTTCTCACCGCGTACGCTTACCGGAACCCGAAGATTGGCTATTGTCAGGTGGGAAGAAGTGCCTCTGTGCTCAACAGAACGTGTTCATCAGCTCTCCCTTCGGGCCTGTTTCCAATGGTATGACATCTGTCAATGGGATGTGCAACAGAATGTTGCAGCGCCAAGTCCTCTTATCCAGCATGCCAACCATTTCCAttctgctccattccttcttccAGCTTTTTGTCGCACCCACACAGGTGCCTACACAAATCAAACCCAAGCTGCCCTTCGGTATTCCTGTAACAGCTTTGTTGTCTCTCTGATCGTTGACAGGCAATGAATATTTTGACCTCAGTCCTGCTCCTTTATGCCAAAGAAGAGGAAGCTTTCTGGCTCTTAGTCGCCGTGTGCGAAAGGATGTTGCCGGACTATTTTAATCGGCGAATCATTGGTGAGAAATGGCAAGGTTCCCGTGCTTTCCTGTGGGGCCGGCCGTGGCCAGACTGGCTGGTCGATTCCTGGAGATGTCGCGTGAAAGGGGCCGTTTCTCAAAGCCCTGCTTAGGGTGGGCTCAGGAGCCGCCCTTGTCGGCTTGGCCAAGGGGCCTGCTCCAGTTTGCCTCTGCGTTCAGGCCTCTCCTTCTCTTCCGTAGGTGCCTTGGTTGACCAAGCGGTCTTCGAGGATCTGATCAGGGACTACCTGCCCCAGCTGACGGAGCACATGACCGACATGACGTTCTTCTCCTCCGTCTCCCTCTCGTGGTTCCTCACCCTCTTCATCAGCGTCCTGCCCATTGAGAGCGCGGTCAACGTGGTCGACTGTTTCTTCTACGATGGGATAAAGGCCATTTTGCAGCTGGGCTTGGCCGTCCTGGACTACAACATGGACCGGCTGCTGGCCTGCAAGGACGATGCCGAAGCGGTCACTGTCCTCAACAGGTACTAGGAACTTGATTAAACGCAACAGGGCCTGCCGGAAAAGTCACCTCCGTGACTAAAGGATCCTCCGTCTGCCGACGATCCAGTTTGGAAAAGCAGCACAATGTCGGCCTAAATCTGATGGCATGAGAGTGGCTGAAAAAGGATTACTCTGAGCAGGTCTTGGGGGGAAATAGGTGGGAAGAGGGAATTACTCCCCACTTCCCAGTTTTTCCAAGGGAACTATTTCCACCAGGAGAGCAGCCTTTTTAGATCCTAGACATAgaatattttgctattttttttaataatgtgtgTTCTTTGCTCTGGCAATGAATACAAAGCAgctttggtattttttttaaaaaaatgcaaaactgcaTTAAAAAATGTAAGATACGCAGGAATCAAAGACAGAATAGCCTCCTCagcaagaaataaagaaagaaagaaagaaagaaggagtaACCACTGCAGTAATACCAGCCAGAACTGGTCTCATCTACTTTTTGTAACCTTCTTTACCAAACCCTGAGTCTTTGTGAGCGGTCCATGCCTGTGGGAATCCCAGcttaggcagcaaaaatggtgccACCGCCGAAAGGTTTCTGCTCCCGGTAGATGTTTTTGTGCCACAAGAGCAAGGCCAAGGAAGGCCTCCCAGGGTGGGGTTGGACACGTCCTTGAGGAATTCAGAGCTATCTAGGATTTTGTCGGCTAAGAAACCCCATAAAGCCCCACAGAGACCGGTGAGTGGGTACCAATAAGCAGCAGCTTCGGACAACTCGAGTTTCTTGTGGAAAGACAGGAGGTTTCTCCATGTATGTTATTTTCTGATGGCTATATTTTCAGTTGCTCATCTCTCCGTATTTTCTGCatgtttgtttttggtgtgtgtgtgtgtgtgttttataattCAGGTTTTTCGACAGCGTCACCAACAAGGACAGTCCGCTGCCTCCGTTGGTGCAACAGGCTTCCAGTGGGAATGAAACAAAGAGTCTGCACCCCAAAGTAGACATCACCGACCTCATTCGTGAATCCAATGAGGTGAACGCAATTGCTTCCGTGGGCTGATTCTCTCCTGGGGTGGCCTCTGTATCATTCAGAGACCTCCGtctcctgcctcctccttccGCCCGCTCCAGGCAGCGCTTTGATTCTCCTTTTCCCTACTTTATTCTCACAGCAGCCCTGCAAGgtagaccagttggggggggggacagcaagaCAGATAACCTTGAGATGACTAAAACCTGAGACCTCAAGGCCCTGTTGCAACACTTTTAACTCAAGGGTCCCTTAGAAGGATTTGGGGGCTGGTTTTTGCCCACCTGGGACCTTGGGGAGTTGCTGGCCCCCTCCGGATGCTTTTGCCACTCCTGGAACAAATCTGACACCTCCTCCTCCAAATCCTGAATTGCACCACCCAGAAGCCTGTCGGGGTTCAGTGTGGCACTCAAACACCCTTCTTCCCCTTGGCTTGTTTTAGACACTTTGTGTCTTTTCAACAGAATATGTTATTTCcacttatttaaagaaaaaaaagcccaATAAGGCCAAAAGCCAGTGTGAACGGGGAGGAAATTATGTTTGAATGGTTAATTTTGACACCTTGAGTGAGTCGTATTTCAGTTTCTGATCTGGGGATAGTTTAAGGGAGAGAATGTCCAGGAAGGCCGGTCTGCCTTCCTTTTTACTAACAACAGCCCCTTAAATGTCCCCCCCATATACACCTAATgacctgtttaaaaaaatcactactgAGTCAGTCCTGTTTTGTCTGCAAAGCTGGTCAGGGGCTTTCAGGATTTCAGTTGTACCCAGAAAGGAAACCAAGGTTGGTCAGAGCAGAGCCGTGCTTCCTCCCCGCCCCCTGCGCTCCCACCTCGCAGCTTTGGGGGCTTCGGCCATGATGGCTCTCGGCACACTATCCAGGCCACCTCAGACTTAAAGCCTCTCGCTCAACGCCTGCCTGGTGACTTCTCTTTCAACAGAAATACGGCGAAATCCGATTTGAGGAGGTTGAGTGCATGAGGCGCCGTAACCGGCTCTATGTCATCCAGACCCTGGAAGTCACTACCAAGCAAAACGTGGTAAGTGGTGCAAACGGGTATGTTGTTGTCCTGCTGGATGGTTCCGTagctcaggtctctggctgtgggagccagaggttgggagttcgattcccccactgggctgcCTAAACAGGGGCTGGCCTCGATggtccaaagggtcccttccggctctgccgttctcagatgatgatgatgatgatgatgatgatgatgatgatgatgatgatgatgatgatgatgatgattattattattattattattattattattattattattattattattattaaaaaagcGAAGGCCCTTAGATAGGGCTGTGCATCGGATTTGTACCAATCATCCATTTTGCACCAATTTGGCTGAGAGGAGACTGATCCACATCATGTTTAGAGTCAAGCAAAAACAGTCACATCCAGAGTGAACTGGAGCAAATATAAAAACCTGTTTCCATCTGGAGCACAAGTTGAATCAGAGAGGGAATGGATTATTTTAGaagtaaagtttaaaaaaaggatacaTTTTTGGAATCTGCAAGGAGATAATTAAAGGTCTTACCCCGCTGTGCTTCACCTGTTGCAGTCTTCGTGGAAAGATAGTTAgctgcatagaatcatagaaaaagtgaagtgggaaggggcctgcaaggccatctagtccaaccccctgctcagtgcagaaatacaaatcaaaggttatctgccaggtggtggtctacgtttctcttgaaggcctccagggtcgGAGCCctcgccacctctcgaggtcatgggttccactgcgTGTGGAGTAGTAGAGCCATCTTTGAGTAGCGCTCTTGTTCTGGGAAACCTGGAGGGCTGTTCACTGTACACACCGCAAAGGTAGTCAGCTGCACCCATCAGTTGTCTGATCCAAGTAATCTGCCGCCTTTGGATCGACACTAACTTTTCTGAAAAAACTGAAGTACTGAATTGGGGCTGGCTTCCAGCTTCCCACTTTGCACCCTGCATTCataagactttctaaattcatggcattgctttttaaattcaTGGCATTGGTGTGCTAGAAAACCAAAACAGCCTTTTCTTTCCCACAGAGGGACATGAAATTGGGAGACAACAGAGAAACTAAAAAGGGAGTAAGCCCATCAAATTTAAGACAGCTAGCTTCAGGATTTCAGCTAGGATAGTGATCACTCGGTTTTCAGGGGTTTGCTGACTAGTTACATTCAAAGTCTGCTtgtaaaaatgacaaaaacatggtggcaccttaaagactaacggttatatatattttttttaatgtgagctaaaactcaccttaaaaaTAGAACAGGCTttgaggtgccaccatgtttttgtcttctttatttgttcttttcttttatacttctattttgtttttccctatcatgctttaaaaaagaaggcaaaggccgctgaagaagggaagggcgCGGCTGCAATTTGatggctctctttctttctttcgttatAGCTGCGTGTCATCTCCCAGGAGGTGAAAATCAGTCCCAGCAACCTGGAGGAACTTTATGAATTATTCAAGGTAACGTGTGGGCGGTGGTGTCTCCTCCGTTTTTTCGGTCTTTGTTTTCCTCTGAGGGTTGTCCTGCTTCGCCTTTCCAATTAGAATGAAGGAGGCCAGATTTAGCTCTTCCGAGACGGGCTCGTGGGTTAGCGGCTCAACCGCTTGGCCATGACCGAGGCCAGCTTTCGAGCAGAAACGACACTGAAGTGTGTTTGCCCCTGCGGGGaattccttttgtccttttcctGACCTCACTCCCAAGTCTGATCCTTTTACCCTGTCCGTGTCTGTTTGCAGAAAGAGCACTTCCTCTCTTGTTACTGGACGGTCAACAGCCCAGCTTTGAAGCACCACGACCCCAGCCTCCCCTACCTGGAGCAGTACCACATAGACTGCCAGCAGTTCCGCGTCCTCTACCACTTCCTGAGTCCCTGGGCGGGTTGCGCAAACCGGGACTCCCTTGCTCTGTGGACGTTCCGGTTGCTGGATGAGAATCTGGACGGCCTGATCAACTTCAAGGAGTTTGCCTCTGTTCTTGGTACGGCATTGAGTGCAGATGTTGGCGGATGGGGGCTCACCAATGTGGCTGGTCTGCAGCTATTTCGTACCTCCCAGTTGACTGTGCTGTCTGGGGTGGATAGCGGTTGCAGCCCAACCTGATTTGGAGGGTTGCCCACCCCAGTGCCAGGGAAGGTAACGCTCGGCACCGCTCTTCCCAAGAGAATTATTTGCCTTTACTAGCAAGAGTCATCTGCTTCTGATGTGATACACCTTGagtaatcttttttttcccttttttccctccctgacTCTTAGATGTCATGTATCATGGAAGTTTTACCCATAAGCTGAAGCTGCTTTTCAAACTGCACATCCccccaggtaggtaggtaggttggtcaggcgggcgggcgggcaggtgggTGAGCTGGCTGGCGGGCTGGCTCATTGGTAAAGGGGAGGAGTTGTACATAAGAGATACAGAATCACAGACATGTTGAGTAGGAAGGGACCCCCAAGATCATCTGTTTCATTCCCCTGCCAGTGCAGAAGGAAATCCAACATAGGGGTCATAGAATGGCATAGAAAGGGGGACCTTGAGAGTGATTTGAGTGTCAGGCTGGACTAGGGGATCTGAGAATGAATCCATGCTTATTGGCTGACATTTGGGATAGTCACATTTCTCACTGGTTCACTTTGGGACAATCACATGTCTTCTGTCTGCACAGCCATTGGAATTTATCAGTGCCGCTGTTTGTTCTGCAGAGTATTTAGAATCATAATGATTGCCGTGTTTAATATGTTACTACCTTCCCAGGGAACATATATTATCTATATCTGAGTCTCCTCCACTTGGTTCTTCCTGTGTTCTTGAGCAGGATTTTGACCCTAGTGCATCAACCAAAGATCTCACAAATTGGTTGTGAAGACAGATCAAGGGAACAGGAGAGAAGGATCTCTAGAATTCTTTGGCAGAAGGATGGGATATGGAATCTGCTGCAAATTGTGACCATGAACAACTCAATGTTGTGTCCTAGGCTGAATGCCCCTTTTCAGCCTTAGTTTTCCATCTGTGCAACAGGGACAACGTCTGTAGGCATGAATAGAATAAATTGCCGTACAGTGGATGTGCTTCACCCATCTTATGTAAGGCTCTCTAGCAATAGTGAATCTCAGCTACCTGTATTGTTTTTCCTTCAGCTTTCACCGAAGTGGAGTCTCTGAGCCCTTCCAAAGGGGTGCAACTGTCTAAAGAAGAGCTGATCCACTTTAGCCAATTAAATGGTAAGCCTTGGTGTGCCCTCTTTGTAGAACCCAAACGAGGATGATTTTCCCAATTTTGCCTGTAGGAAAGCAGACCAGgccagagtagatctttggtctagatgggcgggacagaaatctaataaataaaataattaaaataaaaacattcactTCTTGGAATTCTCTTTTAGGTCCTGTTTCTGATGCTATTACTGTAATTGTGTTTTTGTAATCATGGCAGTACGTCCCATCCCCTCTTTTCCTTGGCCACTAGTAGAGAAGGGGGATGGATTAAGAAAGAAGGATCAAGGGATTTCAGGAATGGTGAATTAGGAATTTGTTCAGAAATTGAGAGAATACAACTACACACCAAGAGCTATACATTTTAAAGTATGAAGCAAATCACGTTGACCAATAAATAATTTGCAGTCGCCggcatggctttttaaaatgtggtgttggtggGATGTAACATCcagaattttaaagagaatatcctgtatctttaaaaaagaatacatgGTTGAGCCAGTGGAAAAATAACAGTGTTTACTTACAGACTGCagtaagctttttttaaaatatatatttttaaaatatataaaggaaCCTTTGTATCCTGCTTTTAGGAAAACCtatttatttagaaaaagaaGTTGCTTTTAGATTTCCAAGAGGGCTTAAAATATTCTGGAACCCCCAGCTGTAAGATATGTACATGTTTTGTCTCTCTCATTTATTtttgtccttctttccttcccatccTAGTTTCTTCACCCGGGAACAGTGAGGATGCAGGGTTGTTAAAGATGAGCCCAGAAAAAGGTAAGCGAATCTGAGCGAAGAACGTCCAGAGAACTTTGGCAAGTCGTTCCACTATCCTAAGATTTCAGAAatactgtttggaaaaaaaagcagctttattccttggtggcctggcttttGACAGACCATCTGGTTCTTTTTGCTGGCCTTAAGGAGCTGTGATGTCTTTGCTGTGGATGGAGACCGCAACGGTTTGGTTTTATCCGGCAGTTCCAGCTTCAGAAGAGCTCagctaattcatttttttaaggtGATTTCTTATCTCCCACGCAGGGAAGGGAAAGATTGATATCCAGGCCTATCTGAAGCAATGGCAAGATGAACTGCTTAAAAAAGAAGAGAGCATCAGAGATTTGCCCCGCATGGACCAGGTACTGCACTTCTGTTGTAGAACTTTACATAATTCCTTTTTGTTCAGTTTTGGGTGCAATTTGgccccctggaaaagacaagtGATGTCTGACGGGCCCTAGTAGGAGCTTCCCCACACCTCTTGGCCTCCAGGTATTTAAGGCTGCCACTCCCCTCATCTCTACCAGCAAGACCAGTGTGGATGATGGGGgtggtagttcaagaacaccGTGGGGGTGGAGGCTGCTGCTTTTAAAACATGAAAGACTGCTTTTTCAAGAAGAACAGCATTGAAAGCATTGGACTAGATCCAGCTGGTAATTGCAACTACAGTAGCCATATTGAATAAATAGGACTTGCGTAAGTGTTGACCCAGCATTCCACAGTGGATGTGCTAGATTCACAGTATTtgggactagcagttggatttagacTGCTCTTTTTGCTTATATTAAGTGGCATTCATTCAGGAATACATGCAAAAAAATGTTCTGTGGAAACAGCTGCTTATTGCTTATatccattttgctttctccacCCTGAACCTCAGTCCCAATTCATACAGTTTTCAAAAACTTTGTACAACTTGTTCCATGGGGATCCGGAGGAAGAGTTGCTGTACCGTGCCATCGCCACCGTCACGAGCCTCCTGCTCAGGATGGAGGAAGTTGGCCGGAAGCTTCAGAGTCCTGCTTCCCCGTCTGAAGGTCCGACACCTTCCGGGCCTCACTCTGGTGCAGAAGATGGCAGAAAAGTCCAGGAGGCTCAGCTGTCCTTACAGGCCGAAGGCACGGGGGGCGGTCAGAGCAAAGCCAGCCATGAGTGGTCATTTGCTTTCGAGCAGATCCTGGCATCATTGCTCAATGAACCTGCGTTGGTGAGATTTTTCGAGAAACCGATAGATGTCAAAACCAAGTTAGAGCATGCAAAAGCTGCTCAGCTAAAAGCGAGAGCCCGGGTATAGCATAGGCAAGAGGGGTTTCCTCCCTGCTCCACATCATCCTCTTTGTTTTGTACAGGACATGCTCAGAACCGGGATGCGCCATTTGCATTCTGAATTTATGTGGCGAGTGGAGGAGTCAGGTCAGTTCCTGTGTATGCTGTGGAGTTTGTGTCTTTTGCAGAGTTAAGCGAGGCTAGCTTGAAGCACAGTTGCACCTAATTTTTCTATTTGACTACACTTGAAGACTTAAAACTCGTCAATCAGCACGTCCACGCTTGGAGGAAAATACTACGGCCAGTTTGTAGAAGGCACAGTTGAAGCACGATTCAGATTGTTGCGTCTCCTCACTACAGTATCTGgtttgtttgttctctttgcttaCACTGAATGTAATTGTTGGGCACCTTCTCTTAAACGGAAACATATTTATATCGATTGATATAGGCTGGTTGAATTTCCAAAGAACCACTTCTTAAACTTTGAATGTAGGGTTGTGTAGTTCTGTGCGAGAGATGCCTTAGAGAGTCCATGGAGTATGGCTTTTAGAGAAAGTTATGAGAGCAGATCTACATGGTGCTCCTGATCAGGATGATAACTTCTTGTAGCTCCCGGTGGTAACTTTGAGAGTTGAAACCCTCGTGATTTTCCCACTAGAGAGCTGGCAGAGGTAGGAGTAACTATTCTGGGATTGTAGTGCCCTGAATCCCCCAGCCATCGTAGCTGTGTtgacttggggattctgggaaacatAGTCCAAAGCTGGCGTAAGTGCCCCTCTGAGGACCAAAGGCGTCTTGGCTGAGATGTTCTAAGGAACAGAACGTTGTCATTTGGCTTGTTGTCCTCTAAGCAGTTGTTTTGCCCAAACCTCTTCCTGTTGCTTTGATTGGACCAAATTTGTGTTAAACCCACTGTTCTAGAAACCATCTTGCAGCGGCTTCCAGATCCCTGCTAAGAAAATGCGGGCAAAATTATAGG
Encoded proteins:
- the TBC1D8B gene encoding TBC1 domain family member 8B codes for the protein MWLNPEEVLLKSALKLWVQERSHRYFVLQRRRGYGEESGGLTGLLVGTLDAVLDSTSKVAPFRILHQTPDSQVYWTIACGASREEITAHWDWLEENIMKTLSVFDSSEDITSFVHGKIRGLIAEESKGSLIKEEDPERFREAHMKFEKCFGLAEQEKLVTYYSCSYWRGRVPCQGWLYLSTNFLSFYSFLLGAEIKLIISWDEISKLEKTSNVILTESIHVSSRGEDHYFSMFLHISETFLLMEQLALYAVRRLFDKETFENDPVFCDPLQITKRGLENRAHSEQFCAFFRLPQEEVLQEVHECFLWVPFSHYNTLGKMCVSDNYVCFASQDGSLCCVVIPLREVIAVEVADPASKALTVAVRGQRALRFSELRDFEHLAVKLRRKAHATTSPQHGVSAEVATCPSAGLLLEHYEGQPMASHKDSSKTVSTEALMTVFHPQDAENLDSKMLKEKMKEQSWNILFIECGRGVGMFRTRKTRDLIVRGIPEVLRGELWLLFSGAVNDMATHPGYYAELVEMSLGTCSLATDEIERDLRRSLPEHPAFQSDTGISALRRVLTAYAYRNPKIGYCQAMNILTSVLLLYAKEEEAFWLLVAVCERMLPDYFNRRIIGALVDQAVFEDLIRDYLPQLTEHMTDMTFFSSVSLSWFLTLFISVLPIESAVNVVDCFFYDGIKAILQLGLAVLDYNMDRLLACKDDAEAVTVLNRFFDSVTNKDSPLPPLVQQASSGNETKSLHPKVDITDLIRESNEKYGEIRFEEVECMRRRNRLYVIQTLEVTTKQNVLRVISQEVKISPSNLEELYELFKKEHFLSCYWTVNSPALKHHDPSLPYLEQYHIDCQQFRVLYHFLSPWAGCANRDSLALWTFRLLDENLDGLINFKEFASVLDVMYHGSFTHKLKLLFKLHIPPAFTEVESLSPSKGVQLSKEELIHFSQLNVSSPGNSEDAGLLKMSPEKGKGKIDIQAYLKQWQDELLKKEESIRDLPRMDQSQFIQFSKTLYNLFHGDPEEELLYRAIATVTSLLLRMEEVGRKLQSPASPSEGPTPSGPHSGAEDGRKVQEAQLSLQAEGTGGGQSKASHEWSFAFEQILASLLNEPALVRFFEKPIDVKTKLEHAKAAQLKARARV